A genomic window from Bacteroidota bacterium includes:
- a CDS encoding TerB family tellurite resistance protein, translated as MDTITFDKLLLKTAFCCMAADGNIDDREISLIKSMCEKSPMFTNFNFQEEINLLVGKINNGGKTFIQYYFDLLKQTQLNEQEELTLIDFAIQTINADEQIEYSEIKFFKNIRHRLNVSDEKILARFPDIEQYLEDDIITDTFLDKITSQYFEISELPQFDLISIADNNKQDE; from the coding sequence ATGGACACAATAACTTTTGACAAACTTTTGCTTAAAACAGCATTTTGCTGTATGGCAGCAGACGGTAATATTGATGATAGGGAAATTTCCCTTATAAAATCAATGTGCGAAAAATCTCCAATGTTTACCAATTTCAACTTTCAAGAAGAAATCAATTTGCTTGTTGGTAAAATCAACAATGGTGGTAAAACCTTTATTCAATATTATTTTGACTTGCTAAAGCAAACGCAACTTAATGAACAAGAAGAACTGACCTTGATTGATTTTGCAATACAAACAATCAATGCAGACGAACAAATCGAGTATTCAGAAATTAAGTTTTTCAAAAATATTCGACACCGTTTGAATGTAAGCGATGAGAAAATATTAGCTCGTTTCCCTGATATTGAACAGTATTTGGAAGACGACATAATAACTGACACTTTCCTTGACAAAATCACAAGCCAATATTTTGAAATTTCTGAGCTACCGCAGTTTGACTTAATCAGTATTGCTGACAACAATAAACAAGATGAATAA